A stretch of the Ascaphus truei isolate aAscTru1 chromosome 4, aAscTru1.hap1, whole genome shotgun sequence genome encodes the following:
- the LOC142493747 gene encoding ribonuclease H1-like: MPYGVRNGRQTGVYETWDECREQVDRFPSARYQKFPTHGQAQDFVESSGHGGRSSRSSSYSSDGGAPVVYTDGCCTQNGQEGARAGAGVYWGPDHPLNVSTRLEGRQTNQRAEIEAASKALEQARGHNITKLEIHTDSKFTTDGITKWVPAWKENGWKTSTGRDVVNKTEFQKLDRLADGMDITWKHVPGHSGIVGNERADQLAREGARK, translated from the exons ATGCCTTACGGAGTGCGCAATGGTCGCCAGACTGGCGTTTACGAGACCTG GGATGAATGCAGAGAACAAGTGGATCGCTTTCCTTCTGCAAGATACCAGAAATTTCCAACACATGGGCAGGCACAGGACTTTGTAGAGAGCAGTGGCCACGGAGGGAGAAGTAGCCGCTCCTCTTCATATTCTTCTGACG GAGGTGCTCCTGTGGTATACACTGACGGCTGCTGTACCCAGAATGGCCAGGAGGGAGCACGTGCTGGGGCTGGTGTTTACTGGGGACCAGACCACCCTCT aAATGTTTCCACTAGACTTGAAGGGAGACAGACTAACCAAAGAGCTGAAATAGAG gcgGCAAGTAAAGCATTGGAACAAGCCAGAGGTCACAATATAACAAAACTTGAAATTCATACTGACAGCAAGTTTACGACAGATG GTATCACTAAGTGGGTTCCCGCGTGGAAGGAGAATGGCTGGAAAACAAGTACTGGCAGAGATGTTGTCAACAAAACAGAATTTCAGAAGCTTGACCGGCTGGCTGATGGCATGGACATCACTTGG AAACACGTCCCAGGACACTCCGGTATTGTGGGGAATGAAAGGGCTGATCAGCTGGCCAGAGAAGGAGCAAGAAAATGA